A stretch of the Vigna radiata var. radiata cultivar VC1973A chromosome 7, Vradiata_ver6, whole genome shotgun sequence genome encodes the following:
- the LOC106768982 gene encoding uncharacterized protein LOC106768982 isoform X1 — protein MQLSSNVLVPLIKPPKSYFSFKLRSCSNPNSNSPESNSLQAETLKTLEWSSVCKQLSPFTSTTMGSAAALNASLPVGRTPRQSQKLLDQTSAARLLAQPLDFSGIHDLTDILRVATSGHLLTIRELCTVRRTLVAARELFDSLKRFASASSHPQRYLPLLEIWQNCKFQVDLESKIEFCIDCNLSTILDRASEDLEIIRSERKRNIVILDSMLKEVSSQIFQAGGIDRPLITKRRSRMCVGIRASHRYLLPGGVVLNVSSSGATYFMEPKDAIDLNNLEVRLSSSEKAEESAILSMLSSEIANSESDINNLLDKILEIDLAFARAAYAQWMNGVCPIFKLDSFEGCDSNDEDNDILEQQEDDNLNVNIVGIRHPLLLESSLDIISDNLALRSGNAAKFGDGNEVMATTSHSISDFPVPVDFKIGCGTRVVVISGPNTGGKTASMKTLGLASLMSKAGMHLPAKNNPKLPWFDLILADIGDHQSLEQNLSTFSGHISRICKILEVATTQSLVLIDEIGGGTDPSEGVALSASILQYLKDRINLAVVTTHYADLSSLKEKDTCFDNAAMEFSLETLQPTYRILWGCTGDSNALSIAQSIGFDRNIIDRAQNWVEKFKPEQQQERRGLLYQSLQEERNRLKAQAGKAASIHAEVMSVYNEIQVEAEDLDRREMELMAKETQQVQQELVDAKSQLETLMQKFEKQLKSSGRDKLNSLIKETESAIASIVKAHTPADHFNEADQTSYTPQIGEQVHVKGLGGKLATVVESLGDVETILVQYGKVKARVKKSNIVALPSNAKNAVTSSSVHQGRQSRRNAEYRVNVDIKSDSDISYGPVVRTSKNTVDLRGMRVEEASIHLEMAIDASRPYSVLFVIHGTGTGAVKERALEILQNHPRITNHEPESPMNYGCTIAYVK, from the exons ATGCAACTCAGCAGCAACGTGTTGGTTCCTTTGATTAAACCCCCAAAATCCTACTTCAGTTTCAAACTCCGCTCCTGTTCCAATCCCAACTCTAACTCGCCCGAGTCCAACTCACTCCAAGCCGAAACCCTCAAGACGCTGGAATGGAGCTCCGTGTGCAAGCAGCTTTCGCCGTTCACCTCCACCACCATGGGCTCCGCCGCCGCCCTCAACGCGAGCTTGCCCGTCGGACGCACCCCCCGCCAGAGCCAGAAGCTTCTCGATCAGACCTCCGCGGCCAGACTCCTCGCCCAGCCGCTCGACTTCTCCGGCATCCACGACTTGACGGATATTCTCCGCGTCGCCACTTCTGGTCACTTGCTAACCATCCGAGAGCTTTGCACCGTCCGCCGCACGCTCGTCGCTGCCAGGGAATTATTCGATAGTTTGAAACGCTTCGCTTCCGCTTCTAGTCATCCACAAAG GTACTTACCTCTACTCGAAATATGGCAAAATTGTAAGTTCCAAGTGGATTTGGAGAGTAAAATAGAATTTTGCATAGATTGCAATCTTTCCACAATTCTTGATAGAGCAAGTGAAGACCTGGAGATTATCAGATCAGAAAGAAAGAGGAACATAGTAATTTTGGATTCTATGTTGAAGGAAGTATCCTCCCAAATTTTTCAGGCTGGGGGAATTGACAGACCATTAATAACTAAGCGGCGATCAAGAATGTGTGTGGGCATTAGGGCATCCCATAGATATTTACTTCCAGGTGGTGTAGTTCTGAATGTCAGCAGCTCTGGAGCAACTTACTTCATGGAACCCAAAGATGCAATAGATCTGAACAACTTGGAAGTTAGACTTTCAAGCTCCGAGAAGGCTGAGGAAAGTGCAATTTTAAGTATGCTTTCATCTGAAATAGCAAACTCAGAATcagatataaataatttattggaTAAAATTCTTGAGATTGATCTTGCTTTTGCAAGAGCTGCATATGCTCAATGGATGAATGGGGTATGTCCCATTTTCAAACTTGATAGTTTTGAAGGTTGTGATTCCAATGATgaagacaatgatattttggaaCAGCAAGAGGATGACAACTTAAATGTAAACATTGTTGGCATACGACATCCATTACTCCTAGAGTCCTCTCTTGATATCATTTCAGATAATCTTGCTCTAAGATCTGGAAATGCTGCTAAGTTTGGTGATGGAAACGAAGTAATGGCCACTACGTCACATAGCATATCTGACTTCCCTGTGCCAGTTGACTTTAAAATTGGATGTGGAACTAGAGTGGTTGTAATCTCAGGCCCTAACACTGGAGGGAAAACGGCTTCCATGAAAACATTGGGCCTGGCATCACTCATGTCAAAAGCTGGAATGCATCTGCCTGCCAAGAACAATCCAAAACTTCCTTGGTTTGACCTTATCCTTGCCGATATTGGAGATCACCAG TCCCTTGAGCAAAATCTCTCAACTTTTAGTGGGCATATATCACGTATTTGTAAGATTTTGGAAGTGGCCACGACACAGTCACTTGTTCTCATTGATGAAATCGGTGGTGGGACTGATCCTTCCGAAGGGGTTGCACTTTCTGCCAGTATCTTACAATATTTGAAGGATCGCATAAACTTGGCTGTTGTAACTACTCATTATGCTGATTTAAGTAGTCTCAAAGAAAAGGATACCTGTTTTGACAATGCAGCAATGGAATTTTCACTTGAAACATTGCAACCAACTTATAGAATTCTCTGGGGGTGTACTGGTGATTCGAATGCATTAAGCATAGCTCAATCTATTGGCTTTGATAGAAATATAATTGATAGGGCACAAAATTGGGTAGAGAAGTTTAAGCCAGAACAGCAGCAAGAGCGTAGAGGATTGCTTTATCAGTCCTTACAAGAGGAAAGAAATCGATTAAAGGCCCAGGCTGGAAAGGCCGCATCCATTCATGCTGAAGTTATGAGCGTGTACAATGAG ATCCAAGTGGAGGCAGAAGACCTCGATAGACGTGAAATGGAGCTTATGGCAAAGGAAACCCAACAGGTCCAACAAGAGCTTGTGGATGCAAAATCTCAGTTGGAAACTTTGATGCAAAAATTTGAGAAGCAGCTCAAAAGTTCTGGTCGTGATAAACTCAATTCACTTATTAAAGAAACTGAATCTGCCATTGCTTCCATTGTAAAAGCTCACACTCCTGCTGATCATTTCAATGAAGCTGATCAAACATCATATACTCCACAAATTGGAGAGCAAGTCCATGTCAAGGGATTGGGGGGTAAGTTGGCCACAGTGGTAGAATCACTTGGGGATGTTGAAACAATCCTGGTACAGTATGGTAAAGTGAAAGCCCGTGTAAAGAAAAGTAATATCGTAGCTCTTCCATCTAATGCAAAGAATGCTGTAACTAGTTCTTCCGTACATCAGGGGAGACAG AGTCGGCGGAATGCAGAATACCGGGTTAATGTAGACATCAAAAGCGACAGTGATATTTCCTATGGTCCAGTGGTTCGAACATCTAAGAATACAGTTGATCTAAGAGGTATGAGAGTAGAAGAAGCTTCTATACACCTTGAGATGGCAATTGATGCCAGTCGGCCATATTCGGTTCTCTTTGTCATACATGGGACCGGAACTGGTGCTGTTAAGGAGCGTGCACTTGAGATTCTGCAAAATCACCCACGTATCACTAATCATGAACCAGAAAGTCCAATGAATTATGGTTGTACCATTGCTTATGTCAAGTGA
- the LOC106768982 gene encoding uncharacterized protein LOC106768982 isoform X3, translating into MQLSSNVLVPLIKPPKSYFSFKLRSCSNPNSNSPESNSLQAETLKTLEWSSVCKQLSPFTSTTMGSAAALNASLPVGRTPRQSQKLLDQTSAARLLAQPLDFSGIHDLTDILRVATSGHLLTIRELCTVRRTLVAARELFDSLKRFASASSHPQRYLPLLEIWQNCKFQVDLESKIEFCIDCNLSTILDRASEDLEIIRSERKRNIVILDSMLKEVSSQIFQAGGIDRPLITKRRSRMCVGIRASHRYLLPGGVVLNVSSSGATYFMEPKDAIDLNNLEVRLSSSEKAEESAILSMLSSEIANSESDINNLLDKILEIDLAFARAAYAQWMNGVCPIFKLDSFEGCDSNDEDNDILEQQEDDNLNVNIVGIRHPLLLESSLDIISDNLALRSGNAAKFGDGNEVMATTSHSISDFPVPVDFKIGCGTRVVVISGPNTGGKTASMKTLGLASLMSKAGMHLPAKNNPKLPWFDLILADIGDHQSLEQNLSTFSGHISRICKILEVATTQSLVLIDEIGGGTDPSEGVALSASILQYLKDRINLAVVTTHYADLSSLKEKDTCFDNAAMEFSLETLQPTYRILWGCTGDSNALSIAQSIGFDRNIIDRAQNWVEKFKPEQQQERRGLLYQSLQEERNRLKAQAGKAASIHAEVMSVYNEIQVEAEDLDRREMELMAKETQQVQQELVDAKSQLETLMQKFEKQLKSSGRDKLNSLIKETESAIASIVKAHTPADHFNEADQTSYTPQIGEQVHVKGLGGKLATVVESLGDVETILVQYGKVKARVKKSNIVALPSNAKNAVTSSSVHQGRQSRRNAEYRVNVDIKSDSDISYGPVVRTSKNTVDLRGG; encoded by the exons ATGCAACTCAGCAGCAACGTGTTGGTTCCTTTGATTAAACCCCCAAAATCCTACTTCAGTTTCAAACTCCGCTCCTGTTCCAATCCCAACTCTAACTCGCCCGAGTCCAACTCACTCCAAGCCGAAACCCTCAAGACGCTGGAATGGAGCTCCGTGTGCAAGCAGCTTTCGCCGTTCACCTCCACCACCATGGGCTCCGCCGCCGCCCTCAACGCGAGCTTGCCCGTCGGACGCACCCCCCGCCAGAGCCAGAAGCTTCTCGATCAGACCTCCGCGGCCAGACTCCTCGCCCAGCCGCTCGACTTCTCCGGCATCCACGACTTGACGGATATTCTCCGCGTCGCCACTTCTGGTCACTTGCTAACCATCCGAGAGCTTTGCACCGTCCGCCGCACGCTCGTCGCTGCCAGGGAATTATTCGATAGTTTGAAACGCTTCGCTTCCGCTTCTAGTCATCCACAAAG GTACTTACCTCTACTCGAAATATGGCAAAATTGTAAGTTCCAAGTGGATTTGGAGAGTAAAATAGAATTTTGCATAGATTGCAATCTTTCCACAATTCTTGATAGAGCAAGTGAAGACCTGGAGATTATCAGATCAGAAAGAAAGAGGAACATAGTAATTTTGGATTCTATGTTGAAGGAAGTATCCTCCCAAATTTTTCAGGCTGGGGGAATTGACAGACCATTAATAACTAAGCGGCGATCAAGAATGTGTGTGGGCATTAGGGCATCCCATAGATATTTACTTCCAGGTGGTGTAGTTCTGAATGTCAGCAGCTCTGGAGCAACTTACTTCATGGAACCCAAAGATGCAATAGATCTGAACAACTTGGAAGTTAGACTTTCAAGCTCCGAGAAGGCTGAGGAAAGTGCAATTTTAAGTATGCTTTCATCTGAAATAGCAAACTCAGAATcagatataaataatttattggaTAAAATTCTTGAGATTGATCTTGCTTTTGCAAGAGCTGCATATGCTCAATGGATGAATGGGGTATGTCCCATTTTCAAACTTGATAGTTTTGAAGGTTGTGATTCCAATGATgaagacaatgatattttggaaCAGCAAGAGGATGACAACTTAAATGTAAACATTGTTGGCATACGACATCCATTACTCCTAGAGTCCTCTCTTGATATCATTTCAGATAATCTTGCTCTAAGATCTGGAAATGCTGCTAAGTTTGGTGATGGAAACGAAGTAATGGCCACTACGTCACATAGCATATCTGACTTCCCTGTGCCAGTTGACTTTAAAATTGGATGTGGAACTAGAGTGGTTGTAATCTCAGGCCCTAACACTGGAGGGAAAACGGCTTCCATGAAAACATTGGGCCTGGCATCACTCATGTCAAAAGCTGGAATGCATCTGCCTGCCAAGAACAATCCAAAACTTCCTTGGTTTGACCTTATCCTTGCCGATATTGGAGATCACCAG TCCCTTGAGCAAAATCTCTCAACTTTTAGTGGGCATATATCACGTATTTGTAAGATTTTGGAAGTGGCCACGACACAGTCACTTGTTCTCATTGATGAAATCGGTGGTGGGACTGATCCTTCCGAAGGGGTTGCACTTTCTGCCAGTATCTTACAATATTTGAAGGATCGCATAAACTTGGCTGTTGTAACTACTCATTATGCTGATTTAAGTAGTCTCAAAGAAAAGGATACCTGTTTTGACAATGCAGCAATGGAATTTTCACTTGAAACATTGCAACCAACTTATAGAATTCTCTGGGGGTGTACTGGTGATTCGAATGCATTAAGCATAGCTCAATCTATTGGCTTTGATAGAAATATAATTGATAGGGCACAAAATTGGGTAGAGAAGTTTAAGCCAGAACAGCAGCAAGAGCGTAGAGGATTGCTTTATCAGTCCTTACAAGAGGAAAGAAATCGATTAAAGGCCCAGGCTGGAAAGGCCGCATCCATTCATGCTGAAGTTATGAGCGTGTACAATGAG ATCCAAGTGGAGGCAGAAGACCTCGATAGACGTGAAATGGAGCTTATGGCAAAGGAAACCCAACAGGTCCAACAAGAGCTTGTGGATGCAAAATCTCAGTTGGAAACTTTGATGCAAAAATTTGAGAAGCAGCTCAAAAGTTCTGGTCGTGATAAACTCAATTCACTTATTAAAGAAACTGAATCTGCCATTGCTTCCATTGTAAAAGCTCACACTCCTGCTGATCATTTCAATGAAGCTGATCAAACATCATATACTCCACAAATTGGAGAGCAAGTCCATGTCAAGGGATTGGGGGGTAAGTTGGCCACAGTGGTAGAATCACTTGGGGATGTTGAAACAATCCTGGTACAGTATGGTAAAGTGAAAGCCCGTGTAAAGAAAAGTAATATCGTAGCTCTTCCATCTAATGCAAAGAATGCTGTAACTAGTTCTTCCGTACATCAGGGGAGACAG AGTCGGCGGAATGCAGAATACCGGGTTAATGTAGACATCAAAAGCGACAGTGATATTTCCTATGGTCCAGTGGTTCGAACATCTAAGAATACAGTTGATCTAAGAG gTGGATAA
- the LOC106767866 gene encoding uncharacterized protein LOC106767866, which produces MIPQQWASPCGNKCTNKYSALTKIPWRVFCKKGCNSDGESWEECLEDCDQICYKDPVLKDQQWSAYIDRSPGAVSYSEECFRACVSGCSYKFDVKPEEADKVSPNRQTKPETVPAQKPKPQLVHPIDPPADIPGTSA; this is translated from the exons ATGATACCGCAGCAATGGGCGTCTCCATGTGGAAACAAATGCACCAATAAATACTCTGCTCTCACCAAAATCCCAT GGCGAGTATTCTGCAAGAAGGGTTGCAACTCAGATGGAGAGTCATGGGAAGAAT GCTTGGAGGACTGTGATCAAATATGCTACAAGGATCCTGTACTAAAGGACCAGCAATGGAGTGCCTATATTGATCGTTCTCCTGGAGCTGTCAGTTACTCAGAG GAATGTTTTCGTGCTTGTGTATCTGGCTGCAGTTACAAG TTTGATGTTAAACCAGAGGAAGCTGATAAAGTCTCTCCTAACAGACAAACAAAGCCTGAGACTGTGCCTGCTCAGAAGCCAAAGCCACAACTGGTACACCCCATTGATCCACCTGCTGATATACCTGGAACTTCTGCATAA
- the LOC106766397 gene encoding stress-related protein-like has product MRSAAVSSVRTVEETVKSVIGPVYEKFHLVPDELLRIADRSVSPVQHPQAPARTTASDIAAAVYSKCKPAAKEAYDRFGAKVEHCAETTRQRLFPPAPKASCWTQKYNEKVVTAAKKSCRVPALVPPERMARMLSDKRIPQNPFHS; this is encoded by the coding sequence ATGCGCTCCGCCGCCGTCTCCAGCGTCCGCACCGTTGAGGAAACCGTCAAGAGCGTCATCGGTCCTGTATACGAAAAGTTCCACCTGGTTCCCGACGAGCTCCTCCGCATTGCCGACCGCTCCGTCTCCCCCGTACAGCATCCTCAAGCGCCTGCACGGACCACGGCCTCGGACATTGCCGCAGCCGTCTACTCCAAGTGCAAACCGGCGGCGAAGGAGGCGTACGATAGGTTTGGTGCCAAGGTGGAGCACTGCGCGGAGACGACAAGGCAGCGGCTGTTCCCCCCGGCGCCGAAGGCGTCGTGTTGGACGCAGAAGTACAACGAAAAAGTTGTGACGGCGGCGAAGAAGAGTTGTAGGGTTCCGGCATTGGTTCCACCGGAGAGGATGGCGAGGATGCTTAGCGATAAACGAATACCTCAAAATCCCTTCCATAGTTAA
- the LOC106768982 gene encoding uncharacterized protein LOC106768982 isoform X4, with amino-acid sequence MLKEVSSQIFQAGGIDRPLITKRRSRMCVGIRASHRYLLPGGVVLNVSSSGATYFMEPKDAIDLNNLEVRLSSSEKAEESAILSMLSSEIANSESDINNLLDKILEIDLAFARAAYAQWMNGVCPIFKLDSFEGCDSNDEDNDILEQQEDDNLNVNIVGIRHPLLLESSLDIISDNLALRSGNAAKFGDGNEVMATTSHSISDFPVPVDFKIGCGTRVVVISGPNTGGKTASMKTLGLASLMSKAGMHLPAKNNPKLPWFDLILADIGDHQSLEQNLSTFSGHISRICKILEVATTQSLVLIDEIGGGTDPSEGVALSASILQYLKDRINLAVVTTHYADLSSLKEKDTCFDNAAMEFSLETLQPTYRILWGCTGDSNALSIAQSIGFDRNIIDRAQNWVEKFKPEQQQERRGLLYQSLQEERNRLKAQAGKAASIHAEVMSVYNEIQVEAEDLDRREMELMAKETQQVQQELVDAKSQLETLMQKFEKQLKSSGRDKLNSLIKETESAIASIVKAHTPADHFNEADQTSYTPQIGEQVHVKGLGGKLATVVESLGDVETILVQYGKVKARVKKSNIVALPSNAKNAVTSSSVHQGRQSRRNAEYRVNVDIKSDSDISYGPVVRTSKNTVDLRGMRVEEASIHLEMAIDASRPYSVLFVIHGTGTGAVKERALEILQNHPRITNHEPESPMNYGCTIAYVK; translated from the exons ATGTTGAAGGAAGTATCCTCCCAAATTTTTCAGGCTGGGGGAATTGACAGACCATTAATAACTAAGCGGCGATCAAGAATGTGTGTGGGCATTAGGGCATCCCATAGATATTTACTTCCAGGTGGTGTAGTTCTGAATGTCAGCAGCTCTGGAGCAACTTACTTCATGGAACCCAAAGATGCAATAGATCTGAACAACTTGGAAGTTAGACTTTCAAGCTCCGAGAAGGCTGAGGAAAGTGCAATTTTAAGTATGCTTTCATCTGAAATAGCAAACTCAGAATcagatataaataatttattggaTAAAATTCTTGAGATTGATCTTGCTTTTGCAAGAGCTGCATATGCTCAATGGATGAATGGGGTATGTCCCATTTTCAAACTTGATAGTTTTGAAGGTTGTGATTCCAATGATgaagacaatgatattttggaaCAGCAAGAGGATGACAACTTAAATGTAAACATTGTTGGCATACGACATCCATTACTCCTAGAGTCCTCTCTTGATATCATTTCAGATAATCTTGCTCTAAGATCTGGAAATGCTGCTAAGTTTGGTGATGGAAACGAAGTAATGGCCACTACGTCACATAGCATATCTGACTTCCCTGTGCCAGTTGACTTTAAAATTGGATGTGGAACTAGAGTGGTTGTAATCTCAGGCCCTAACACTGGAGGGAAAACGGCTTCCATGAAAACATTGGGCCTGGCATCACTCATGTCAAAAGCTGGAATGCATCTGCCTGCCAAGAACAATCCAAAACTTCCTTGGTTTGACCTTATCCTTGCCGATATTGGAGATCACCAG TCCCTTGAGCAAAATCTCTCAACTTTTAGTGGGCATATATCACGTATTTGTAAGATTTTGGAAGTGGCCACGACACAGTCACTTGTTCTCATTGATGAAATCGGTGGTGGGACTGATCCTTCCGAAGGGGTTGCACTTTCTGCCAGTATCTTACAATATTTGAAGGATCGCATAAACTTGGCTGTTGTAACTACTCATTATGCTGATTTAAGTAGTCTCAAAGAAAAGGATACCTGTTTTGACAATGCAGCAATGGAATTTTCACTTGAAACATTGCAACCAACTTATAGAATTCTCTGGGGGTGTACTGGTGATTCGAATGCATTAAGCATAGCTCAATCTATTGGCTTTGATAGAAATATAATTGATAGGGCACAAAATTGGGTAGAGAAGTTTAAGCCAGAACAGCAGCAAGAGCGTAGAGGATTGCTTTATCAGTCCTTACAAGAGGAAAGAAATCGATTAAAGGCCCAGGCTGGAAAGGCCGCATCCATTCATGCTGAAGTTATGAGCGTGTACAATGAG ATCCAAGTGGAGGCAGAAGACCTCGATAGACGTGAAATGGAGCTTATGGCAAAGGAAACCCAACAGGTCCAACAAGAGCTTGTGGATGCAAAATCTCAGTTGGAAACTTTGATGCAAAAATTTGAGAAGCAGCTCAAAAGTTCTGGTCGTGATAAACTCAATTCACTTATTAAAGAAACTGAATCTGCCATTGCTTCCATTGTAAAAGCTCACACTCCTGCTGATCATTTCAATGAAGCTGATCAAACATCATATACTCCACAAATTGGAGAGCAAGTCCATGTCAAGGGATTGGGGGGTAAGTTGGCCACAGTGGTAGAATCACTTGGGGATGTTGAAACAATCCTGGTACAGTATGGTAAAGTGAAAGCCCGTGTAAAGAAAAGTAATATCGTAGCTCTTCCATCTAATGCAAAGAATGCTGTAACTAGTTCTTCCGTACATCAGGGGAGACAG AGTCGGCGGAATGCAGAATACCGGGTTAATGTAGACATCAAAAGCGACAGTGATATTTCCTATGGTCCAGTGGTTCGAACATCTAAGAATACAGTTGATCTAAGAGGTATGAGAGTAGAAGAAGCTTCTATACACCTTGAGATGGCAATTGATGCCAGTCGGCCATATTCGGTTCTCTTTGTCATACATGGGACCGGAACTGGTGCTGTTAAGGAGCGTGCACTTGAGATTCTGCAAAATCACCCACGTATCACTAATCATGAACCAGAAAGTCCAATGAATTATGGTTGTACCATTGCTTATGTCAAGTGA
- the LOC106768982 gene encoding uncharacterized protein LOC106768982 isoform X2 gives MQLSSNVLVPLIKPPKSYFSFKLRSCSNPNSNSPESNSLQAETLKTLEWSSVCKQLSPFTSTTMGSAAALNASLPVGRTPRQSQKLLDQTSAARLLAQPLDFSGIHDLTDILRVATSGHLLTIRELCTVRRTLVAARELFDSLKRFASASSHPQRYLPLLEIWQNCKFQVDLESKIEFCIDCNLSTILDRASEDLEIIRSERKRNIVILDSMLKEVSSQIFQAGGIDRPLITKRRSRMCVGIRASHRYLLPGGVVLNVSSSGATYFMEPKDAIDLNNLEVRLSSSEKAEESAILSMLSSEIANSESDINNLLDKILEIDLAFARAAYAQWMNGVCPIFKLDSFEGCDSNDEDNDILEQQEDDNLNVNIVGIRHPLLLESSLDIISDNLALRSGNAAKFGDGNEVMATTSHSISDFPVPVDFKIGCGTRVVVISGPNTGGKTASMKTLGLASLMSKAGMHLPAKNNPKLPWFDLILADIGDHQSLEQNLSTFSGHISRICKILEVATTQSLVLIDEIGGGTDPSEGVALSASILQYLKDRINLAVVTTHYADLSSLKEKDTCFDNAAMEFSLETLQPTYRILWGCTGDSNALSIAQSIGFDRNIIDRAQNWVEKFKPEQQQERRGLLYQSLQEERNRLKAQAGKAASIHAEVMSVYNEIQVEAEDLDRREMELMAKETQQVQQELVDAKSQLETLMQKFEKQLKSSGRDKLNSLIKETESAIASIVKAHTPADHFNEADQTSYTPQIGEQVHVKGLGGKLATVVESLGDVETILVQYGKVKARVKKSNIVALPSNAKNAVTSSSVHQGRQSRRNAEYRVNVDIKSDSDISYGPVVRTSKNTVDLRVAIFTCQERVVQLNGGHGR, from the exons ATGCAACTCAGCAGCAACGTGTTGGTTCCTTTGATTAAACCCCCAAAATCCTACTTCAGTTTCAAACTCCGCTCCTGTTCCAATCCCAACTCTAACTCGCCCGAGTCCAACTCACTCCAAGCCGAAACCCTCAAGACGCTGGAATGGAGCTCCGTGTGCAAGCAGCTTTCGCCGTTCACCTCCACCACCATGGGCTCCGCCGCCGCCCTCAACGCGAGCTTGCCCGTCGGACGCACCCCCCGCCAGAGCCAGAAGCTTCTCGATCAGACCTCCGCGGCCAGACTCCTCGCCCAGCCGCTCGACTTCTCCGGCATCCACGACTTGACGGATATTCTCCGCGTCGCCACTTCTGGTCACTTGCTAACCATCCGAGAGCTTTGCACCGTCCGCCGCACGCTCGTCGCTGCCAGGGAATTATTCGATAGTTTGAAACGCTTCGCTTCCGCTTCTAGTCATCCACAAAG GTACTTACCTCTACTCGAAATATGGCAAAATTGTAAGTTCCAAGTGGATTTGGAGAGTAAAATAGAATTTTGCATAGATTGCAATCTTTCCACAATTCTTGATAGAGCAAGTGAAGACCTGGAGATTATCAGATCAGAAAGAAAGAGGAACATAGTAATTTTGGATTCTATGTTGAAGGAAGTATCCTCCCAAATTTTTCAGGCTGGGGGAATTGACAGACCATTAATAACTAAGCGGCGATCAAGAATGTGTGTGGGCATTAGGGCATCCCATAGATATTTACTTCCAGGTGGTGTAGTTCTGAATGTCAGCAGCTCTGGAGCAACTTACTTCATGGAACCCAAAGATGCAATAGATCTGAACAACTTGGAAGTTAGACTTTCAAGCTCCGAGAAGGCTGAGGAAAGTGCAATTTTAAGTATGCTTTCATCTGAAATAGCAAACTCAGAATcagatataaataatttattggaTAAAATTCTTGAGATTGATCTTGCTTTTGCAAGAGCTGCATATGCTCAATGGATGAATGGGGTATGTCCCATTTTCAAACTTGATAGTTTTGAAGGTTGTGATTCCAATGATgaagacaatgatattttggaaCAGCAAGAGGATGACAACTTAAATGTAAACATTGTTGGCATACGACATCCATTACTCCTAGAGTCCTCTCTTGATATCATTTCAGATAATCTTGCTCTAAGATCTGGAAATGCTGCTAAGTTTGGTGATGGAAACGAAGTAATGGCCACTACGTCACATAGCATATCTGACTTCCCTGTGCCAGTTGACTTTAAAATTGGATGTGGAACTAGAGTGGTTGTAATCTCAGGCCCTAACACTGGAGGGAAAACGGCTTCCATGAAAACATTGGGCCTGGCATCACTCATGTCAAAAGCTGGAATGCATCTGCCTGCCAAGAACAATCCAAAACTTCCTTGGTTTGACCTTATCCTTGCCGATATTGGAGATCACCAG TCCCTTGAGCAAAATCTCTCAACTTTTAGTGGGCATATATCACGTATTTGTAAGATTTTGGAAGTGGCCACGACACAGTCACTTGTTCTCATTGATGAAATCGGTGGTGGGACTGATCCTTCCGAAGGGGTTGCACTTTCTGCCAGTATCTTACAATATTTGAAGGATCGCATAAACTTGGCTGTTGTAACTACTCATTATGCTGATTTAAGTAGTCTCAAAGAAAAGGATACCTGTTTTGACAATGCAGCAATGGAATTTTCACTTGAAACATTGCAACCAACTTATAGAATTCTCTGGGGGTGTACTGGTGATTCGAATGCATTAAGCATAGCTCAATCTATTGGCTTTGATAGAAATATAATTGATAGGGCACAAAATTGGGTAGAGAAGTTTAAGCCAGAACAGCAGCAAGAGCGTAGAGGATTGCTTTATCAGTCCTTACAAGAGGAAAGAAATCGATTAAAGGCCCAGGCTGGAAAGGCCGCATCCATTCATGCTGAAGTTATGAGCGTGTACAATGAG ATCCAAGTGGAGGCAGAAGACCTCGATAGACGTGAAATGGAGCTTATGGCAAAGGAAACCCAACAGGTCCAACAAGAGCTTGTGGATGCAAAATCTCAGTTGGAAACTTTGATGCAAAAATTTGAGAAGCAGCTCAAAAGTTCTGGTCGTGATAAACTCAATTCACTTATTAAAGAAACTGAATCTGCCATTGCTTCCATTGTAAAAGCTCACACTCCTGCTGATCATTTCAATGAAGCTGATCAAACATCATATACTCCACAAATTGGAGAGCAAGTCCATGTCAAGGGATTGGGGGGTAAGTTGGCCACAGTGGTAGAATCACTTGGGGATGTTGAAACAATCCTGGTACAGTATGGTAAAGTGAAAGCCCGTGTAAAGAAAAGTAATATCGTAGCTCTTCCATCTAATGCAAAGAATGCTGTAACTAGTTCTTCCGTACATCAGGGGAGACAG AGTCGGCGGAATGCAGAATACCGGGTTAATGTAGACATCAAAAGCGACAGTGATATTTCCTATGGTCCAGTGGTTCGAACATCTAAGAATACAGTTGATCTAAGAG TTGCTATTTTCACGTGCCAGGAAAGGGTTGTGCAGCTCAATGGTGGCCATGGCCGTTGA